The Phyllopteryx taeniolatus isolate TA_2022b chromosome 14, UOR_Ptae_1.2, whole genome shotgun sequence genome has a window encoding:
- the wu:fc46h12 gene encoding uncharacterized protein wu:fc46h12: MSLKFLFTASVVILGATLTISLANVTAQCKIKWLFGIPCEDVYGTLVNQIKAWQIQQSCLDAGEICSYELVSSTPDLITAIHTSPKTKNVNDLQFLLEQSTVCKVTGEGMSEASKDPAENSTNFCSLQNLIDGSDLIEAEGYKRFTNKWICADFENANCTLS; the protein is encoded by the exons ATGTCCCTGAAATTCCTATTTACGGCATCGGTTGTCATTCTTGGAGCAACTCTGACCATTTCTCTGGCGAATGTCACAGCACAGTGCAAAATCAAGTG GTTGTTTGGTATCCCGTGTGAAGATGTTTATGGAACATTGGTGAATCAGATCAAGGCGTGGCAGATCCAGCAAAGCTGCCTTGACGCAGGAGAGATATGCTCATATGAA CTTGTATCGTCCACTCCGGACCTGATAACAGCCATACACACGTCTCCAAAAACCAAGAATGTCAACGACCTGCAGTTTCTTCTGGAGCAGTCCACCGTTTGCAAAGTGACC GGAGAAGGAATGTCTGAGGCCTCTAAAGATCCAGCAGAGAACAGTACCAACTTCTGCAGCCTTCAGAACCTAATAGACG GAAGTGACCTGATTGAAGCTGAGGGATACAAACGCTTCACCAACAAATGGATCTGCGCTGACTTTGAGAATGCCAACTGCACCTTGTCATGA